The DNA region CCGGGGATGACGCGGTCGAGGGTTCGGGTTTCGAGTTCGTTGCGGGCTTTTTCTTCGGCGGCGAGTTGGGCGGTGAGTTCAGTGTAGCGTTCGGGGGTGGCGACGCGGAAGTAGGTAAGGTAGCGGGCGTCGTGTATTCGGGAGAAGGGCACGAGCTGGAGGTCGCGGTAGTTGTCGGGCCGGAGGAGTTCGCGGGCGGTGAAGGTGAGGGACTTGCCGGGAACGGGCGTGATTTTTGAGGCGAAGGTTTTTTCGTTGCCGACGAGTGTGGGGGCGGAGTCGAGCGGGAGGTAAGGTCCGGGGGCGACGTGGCCCATGCGGCTGTCGTCGGCGCGGAGACCGTCGAGAGACTCAGTGCCGGTTTTGGCGGCTAGGACGATGGGGCCGTGGAGGATGGCGGCGTAGTCGGAGCCGTCGGGGAGGCGTTCGAGAGTAGTGCGCATTGGCAGGATAATTTCTACGCGATCACCATCGTGCCACTCACGGGTGATTTCTGAATAGGACTGAGAGTAGAATCCGAAGGAAGTGGGCCGTTTTAGGTCGCCCATGCTAACGCTGAAGTCCTTTCGGTCTGCCCATGCGGGTATGCGGATGCGCAGCGAAAATCGGGTAGGCTTTTTAACACGGACGGTGAGAGTCGAGCGGCCTTCGTCGGGAAATTTTGTTTCCTGGGTCACTGTGACGCCCTTTGATTTCCAGTTGAGGCTTGAAGCGATGAAGAGGTTTACGAAGAGCGCCTCGCCTTGATGGGCGTAGATGAAGTGGGCGTATTTGCCGTGGCTTTCGAGGCCGGAGCCGACGCAGCACCAGAAGGAGGTCTCGGGCTGCGAGTAGACGCGGTAGTGGCGCGGGCGCATCGGCGTGAAGTAGACGAAGCCGCCGTGCTGCGGGTGTTGGGATGAGAGGATATGGTTGAAGAGGGCGCGTTCGTAGTAGTCGGCGTAGCGGGCGAGGGGATCGAGGCGGAAGAGTTGTTCGGAGAGGCGGAGGAGGTTGTAGGTGTTGCAGGTCTCGGGGCCTTCGCGCGACTCGATCATCGAGGAGAAATCGTCGGACGGGTGGAAGTGTTCGCGGACGCTGTCGCCGCCGATGGCGACGCTGCGGCGGGTGACGACGGTGTCCCAGAAGAAGCGGGAGGCATCGAGCCAAGCGGTGTCGTTATCCAGTTCGCCGATACGGGCGAAGCCGATGGCTTTGGGGATCTGGGTGTTGGCGTGGAGGCCGGTGAGTTTGTCCTCGTGGCGGAGGAGAGGGTCGAGGATTTCGCGGTGGGAGAAGCGGCGGGCGAGTTTCAGGTATTTCGTGTCGCCGGTGATGGCGGCGACGTCGGCGAGGACTTCGTTCATGCCGCCGTGTT from Nibricoccus aquaticus includes:
- a CDS encoding glycoside hydrolase family 127 protein, with amino-acid sequence MPHTRRSPRRAATFAALTAFALTLLPSPTRATSVDLSQQHTGKPLEFFPLTDVRLLDGPFKHAQDLNRAYLLALDPDRLLAPFRTSVGLEPKAPKYPNWESTGLDGHTAGHVVTALAQMVADTGDTELRRRLDYMIAEFAACQAASGDGYVGAVPDGKKFWDEIRAGKIDATNFSINGRWVPWYNLHKLFAGLREAWLITKNEQARDVLIRLSDWCDALFTTLTDDQIQTMLRCEHGGMNEVLADVAAITGDTKYLKLARRFSHREILDPLLRHEDKLTGLHANTQIPKAIGFARIGELDNDTAWLDASRFFWDTVVTRRSVAIGGDSVREHFHPSDDFSSMIESREGPETCNTYNLLRLSEQLFRLDPLARYADYYERALFNHILSSQHPQHGGFVYFTPMRPRHYRVYSQPETSFWCCVGSGLESHGKYAHFIYAHQGEALFVNLFIASSLNWKSKGVTVTQETKFPDEGRSTLTVRVKKPTRFSLRIRIPAWADRKDFSVSMGDLKRPTSFGFYSQSYSEITREWHDGDRVEIILPMRTTLERLPDGSDYAAILHGPIVLAAKTGTESLDGLRADDSRMGHVAPGPYLPLDSAPTLVGNEKTFASKITPVPGKSLTFTARELLRPDNYRDLQLVPFSRIHDARYLTYFRVATPERYTELTAQLAAEEKARNELETRTLDRVIPGEQQPEVEHAFAGEATNTGSHLGRRWRDASKWFSYQLKIPAASALVSRPRSSSDSTVTAVPGFTADTTLELRVTYFAAERGRHFDIVVNDRVIATVSLDGHQHDRFTDVAYPIPADLIRETLASDARTLTVKFRAAEKSRTASIYDLRLLRP